The following are from one region of the Corynebacterium hindlerae genome:
- a CDS encoding glycosyltransferase family 87 protein produces the protein MANLALWPLAVMLVLHRVFVLAVNGSVTDDFSTVYYALRRFHDGVPVYNETYYFVDPHYLYSPGATLFLSPLGLQTDFETARTIFIIANAVAIIVALGILTRLFGFSLRSGVFPAAVALAYLTEAVHNTLIFSNINGLLLLALTGFLSLFHADKRWAAGVVLGLAILIKPIFAPLLFLPFVKANWQTIVSALAIPVVLNVVAWPIVPQASDYVTRTMPYLGQVRDFANSSLPGIAIYFGMPGWQEKFWFFTFAAIVIAGLLALLRYRYSDPLLWLTGTSSLLFAGVFFLSSLGQMYYSMLLFPLLFTVLLPRSPMHNWLAWLAAYGFLSYDDWNSVEWIDSSRWFNFLLPTVGWALTVVVISVSAVVWVIIDERIAHDRLRTA, from the coding sequence GTGGCGAATCTCGCATTGTGGCCGCTTGCGGTGATGTTGGTGCTTCACCGTGTGTTCGTGCTTGCGGTCAATGGCAGTGTCACGGATGATTTTTCCACGGTGTACTACGCCCTGCGCCGGTTCCATGATGGTGTTCCGGTGTATAACGAGACCTATTATTTCGTGGACCCGCACTATTTGTATAGTCCTGGCGCCACGCTGTTTTTGTCGCCGTTAGGTTTGCAGACTGATTTCGAAACTGCGCGCACAATCTTCATTATCGCTAATGCGGTGGCGATCATTGTCGCGTTGGGCATTTTGACTCGGTTGTTTGGGTTTAGTTTGCGTAGTGGCGTATTTCCTGCTGCGGTGGCGCTCGCCTATTTGACCGAGGCGGTACACAATACGCTGATTTTCTCCAACATTAATGGTCTTTTGCTGCTTGCGCTGACTGGTTTTCTGTCCCTTTTTCACGCCGATAAGCGGTGGGCTGCGGGCGTTGTTCTGGGGCTGGCTATTTTGATTAAGCCGATTTTTGCACCGCTGTTGTTTTTACCGTTTGTGAAGGCTAATTGGCAGACTATTGTGTCGGCGTTGGCGATTCCGGTGGTGCTTAACGTCGTGGCGTGGCCGATTGTTCCGCAGGCCAGTGATTATGTGACTCGCACGATGCCGTATTTGGGACAGGTCCGCGATTTCGCTAATTCCTCCCTTCCTGGTATCGCAATTTATTTCGGGATGCCAGGTTGGCAGGAAAAGTTCTGGTTTTTCACGTTCGCCGCGATTGTGATTGCAGGGCTGTTGGCATTGTTGCGTTATCGCTACAGTGATCCTTTGCTATGGCTGACGGGGACGTCGTCGTTGCTGTTTGCGGGCGTGTTTTTCCTTTCTTCGCTGGGCCAAATGTACTATTCGATGCTGCTGTTCCCGCTGCTTTTTACGGTGTTATTGCCCCGCTCCCCGATGCATAATTGGCTAGCGTGGCTGGCAGCATACGGGTTTTTGTCCTATGACGATTGGAATTCCGTCGAATGGATTGATTCCAGCCGGTGGTTCAATTTCTTGCTTCCTACCGTGGGCTGGGCGCTGACGGTGGTCGTGATTTCGGTGTCCGCGGTAGTGTGGGTGATCATCGATGAAAGGATCGCTCATGACAGACTTCGCACTGCTTAA
- the msrB gene encoding peptide-methionine (R)-S-oxide reductase MsrB, with protein sequence MTDFALLNDDQWRARLSPEEFRVLRRAGTEAPFTGEYTDTTAAGVYSCRACGTELFRSDTKFAAHCGWPAFFSPLAGDRIIEREDNSLGMRRVEVLCANCKSHLGHVFEGEGYATPTDLRYCINSICLTFEPDQMEE encoded by the coding sequence ATGACAGACTTCGCACTGCTTAACGACGACCAATGGCGCGCACGCCTCTCCCCGGAAGAGTTTCGGGTTCTCCGACGCGCTGGTACGGAAGCTCCCTTTACTGGCGAATACACCGATACCACTGCGGCGGGAGTGTATTCTTGCCGGGCCTGTGGCACAGAGTTGTTTCGTTCTGACACGAAGTTTGCGGCTCACTGTGGCTGGCCGGCGTTTTTTAGCCCACTCGCCGGGGATCGGATCATTGAGCGCGAAGATAATTCCTTAGGTATGCGCCGCGTAGAAGTGCTCTGTGCTAACTGCAAGTCGCACCTGGGACACGTCTTTGAAGGCGAGGGCTATGCTACCCCCACGGATCTGCGCTATTGCATCAATTCTATTTGCCTGACGTTTGAGCCTGATCAAATGGAAGAGTAA
- the hemQ gene encoding hydrogen peroxide-dependent heme synthase → MAEKLDFDKLNSMQRYSQFVTFKVLTGALGEERADIVAEARAFFANLEQAGVVTVRGIYDISAVRAEADFMIWWIAEELQDLQKAYNDFRRTTVLGQVSEVFWTGTSLHRPAEFNRSHLPSFIMGEEPGAWICVYPFVRSYDWYLMDPKERRRILAEHGMQAREYPDVRANTVPAFALGDYEWILAFEAPEMHRIVDLMHEMRYTEARLHVREEVPFFSGRRVADIAEIIDVMP, encoded by the coding sequence ATGGCTGAGAAGTTGGATTTTGACAAGCTCAACAGCATGCAGCGCTACTCCCAGTTCGTTACTTTCAAGGTGCTCACCGGCGCCTTGGGTGAAGAACGCGCCGACATCGTCGCAGAAGCACGCGCCTTTTTCGCCAACCTGGAACAGGCCGGAGTTGTCACCGTGCGTGGTATCTACGACATCTCCGCAGTCCGCGCAGAAGCTGATTTCATGATCTGGTGGATCGCTGAAGAGCTCCAAGACCTCCAAAAGGCTTACAACGACTTCCGTCGCACCACTGTCCTCGGCCAGGTTTCCGAGGTGTTCTGGACCGGCACCTCGCTGCACCGCCCAGCTGAATTCAACCGCTCCCACCTCCCATCGTTCATCATGGGTGAAGAGCCAGGAGCCTGGATCTGCGTCTACCCATTCGTCCGCTCCTACGACTGGTACCTGATGGATCCGAAGGAGCGTCGCCGCATCCTCGCCGAGCACGGCATGCAAGCCCGCGAATACCCAGACGTCCGTGCTAACACCGTCCCAGCGTTTGCGCTTGGCGACTACGAGTGGATCCTGGCGTTCGAAGCACCGGAGATGCACCGCATCGTCGACCTCATGCACGAAATGCGCTACACCGAAGCACGCCTCCACGTCCGCGAAGAAGTACCGTTCTTCTCCGGCCGCCGCGTCGCTGACATCGCAGAGATCATCGACGTGATGCCATAA
- a CDS encoding DUF3000 domain-containing protein, which produces MSDSEIRTLSSANSQQDATPVAFRDAVDSMHRASLRSELSLGTIRPPQRLAPFSHAIGIEVLHPETDYISETSDGDAFGRLILLHDPSSDDTWDGDMRLVAYIQADMDDAVAGDPLLPDVAWEWLKEGLDDINASYSNLGGTVTSTASVRFGEIGGPPRAFQLELRASWTAKTNDLTPHVEAFAQVLANVAGLPPEGVAGIPGRA; this is translated from the coding sequence GTGAGCGACTCCGAAATTCGAACCCTATCGTCCGCTAACTCCCAGCAGGATGCCACCCCGGTGGCGTTTCGGGATGCGGTCGACTCGATGCATCGTGCGAGCCTGCGATCCGAACTGTCGCTCGGGACGATTCGCCCGCCCCAGCGTCTTGCCCCGTTTAGTCACGCCATCGGTATTGAAGTGCTGCACCCGGAGACGGACTATATCTCCGAAACCAGTGACGGCGATGCCTTCGGGCGCCTCATTTTGCTCCATGACCCCAGCTCCGATGACACCTGGGACGGCGACATGCGTCTCGTCGCGTACATCCAGGCCGATATGGATGACGCTGTAGCAGGCGATCCCCTGCTGCCAGATGTCGCGTGGGAGTGGCTCAAAGAGGGACTCGACGACATCAATGCTTCTTACAGCAACCTGGGTGGTACCGTTACTTCCACCGCATCGGTGCGCTTCGGGGAAATAGGCGGCCCACCACGCGCGTTCCAGCTGGAACTGCGAGCCTCGTGGACCGCTAAGACTAATGACCTCACGCCACACGTGGAGGCCTTTGCGCAGGTTCTCGCCAACGTTGCTGGTCTGCCACCCGAAGGTGTTGCCGGGATCCCAGGTAGGGCTTAG
- a CDS encoding HRDC domain-containing protein, producing the protein MSATPLLRPTDGIPEVAHTPAGFHRAAQQIAAGRGPIAIDTERASDYRFDDRAFLIQLRRRDSGTVLIAPESDRGACTDALAPVINGHEWVLHAAPSDLPSLQLLGLHPGNLFDTELAGRLLGLPKVNLAALTEHILGVLLEKNHGNEDWSQWPLPESWRNYAALDVELLLELAEVLAELLDDAGKLTWLEQECAHIMRSVTIPEPQWTDMKGIGRLKTSEQLMVAKALWERRQQIARESDRAPHKVLATKALVELAYTLPTSRQQIRSVLGRRSNTSQVTRLSRVLGKARATPKLQWPSKPRIDFNDFPAPRSQWKSGFPEAQEALDRCCELLSELSENCHTPVENLLQPATLRHLVWDVTVTRKLTTSADVAQYLAEKGARQWQRELTTPLLASALF; encoded by the coding sequence GTGTCTGCTACCCCGCTGCTACGCCCTACCGACGGCATTCCCGAGGTTGCGCATACCCCAGCGGGCTTTCACCGCGCCGCGCAACAGATCGCCGCCGGCCGAGGCCCCATCGCGATCGATACCGAGCGTGCGTCTGACTACCGCTTCGATGATCGCGCGTTCCTCATCCAGCTTCGACGCCGCGACTCTGGGACCGTTCTCATCGCCCCCGAATCCGATCGCGGTGCGTGTACCGACGCACTAGCACCCGTTATCAATGGTCACGAGTGGGTTCTCCATGCCGCGCCGAGCGACCTACCTTCCCTGCAGCTGCTGGGGCTACACCCCGGCAACCTTTTTGACACCGAACTTGCCGGCCGGCTCCTGGGCTTGCCCAAGGTCAACCTCGCGGCCCTCACCGAGCACATATTGGGCGTCCTGCTGGAGAAAAACCACGGCAACGAAGACTGGTCCCAGTGGCCTCTTCCGGAATCCTGGCGCAACTATGCCGCTCTCGATGTCGAGCTGTTGCTAGAACTCGCCGAAGTGCTCGCTGAGCTTCTCGACGACGCCGGCAAACTTACCTGGTTGGAACAAGAATGCGCGCACATCATGCGCTCAGTAACCATCCCAGAGCCGCAGTGGACCGACATGAAGGGAATCGGCCGACTGAAAACCTCAGAGCAACTCATGGTGGCGAAGGCCCTTTGGGAACGCCGGCAACAGATAGCCCGCGAATCCGACCGGGCACCCCATAAGGTGTTGGCTACCAAGGCGCTAGTGGAGCTGGCCTACACACTGCCTACTTCTCGGCAGCAGATCCGGAGCGTCCTGGGTAGGCGCAGCAATACCAGCCAGGTCACCCGGCTATCCCGAGTACTCGGAAAGGCACGAGCTACCCCGAAGCTGCAGTGGCCGAGCAAACCGCGCATTGATTTCAATGACTTCCCAGCCCCACGCTCGCAGTGGAAGTCCGGGTTCCCAGAGGCGCAGGAAGCGCTCGATCGTTGCTGTGAACTGCTCTCGGAACTGAGCGAGAATTGCCACACTCCGGTAGAAAACCTCCTGCAACCAGCGACGCTTCGTCACCTGGTGTGGGACGTGACGGTGACCCGGAAACTCACCACGAGCGCGGACGTGGCGCAGTACCTTGCGGAAAAGGGCGCTCGGCAATGGCAGCGAGAACTTACTACCCCGCTGCTTGCCTCCGCACTGTTTTAG
- the dxs gene encoding 1-deoxy-D-xylulose-5-phosphate synthase, producing MKLLAGISSPADVKALDPEQLQKLAAEIRDFLVHKVSATGGHLGPNLGVVELTIALHKVFNSPEDPVIFDTSHQSYVHKILTGRHDQFDTLRQQGGLSGYTCRAESEHDWTESSHASAALSVADGLSKAAARRGKIGTKTIAVVGDGALTGGMCWEALNNIAADKNSNVVIVVNDNGRSYSPTIGGLADNLAQLRMQPFYDRVMEQGKSTLNSMGWVGRRTFDVMHAFKEGVKNTVITTEMFPELGMKYVGPVDGHNLKALENAFEYAQEYEGPLIVHVVTEKGRGYAPAEANTADLMHSTGVIDPRTGDPLSESGPSWTGVFSRAVIAAAEEREDIVAITAAMAGPTGLAAFGEKFPDRFYDVGIAEQHAVASAAGLALGGLHPVVAIYATFMNRAFDQVLMDVALTKLPVTFVLDRSGITGNDGASHNGVWDLSLLSIVPGIRIAAPRDGVQLEEQFAEALTVDDGPTVVRFPKGNLPEPIEAVEQLGDGVDVLRYADADDSEDTPSVLIVAVGSLAKEALVAAEELVADGCNVTVVDPRWVVPIAPSLVAMAADHDLVVTVEDGVMHGGVGALLAESLTSASIDVPVRHIAVPEKFLDHASRGQIMAELQLDAPGIIAQVTGWVAELTEPAES from the coding sequence ATGAAGCTATTAGCAGGGATTTCGTCGCCTGCTGATGTGAAGGCGCTGGATCCTGAGCAACTCCAGAAGCTAGCGGCTGAGATCCGTGACTTCTTGGTCCACAAGGTATCGGCCACCGGCGGGCACTTGGGCCCAAACCTCGGCGTTGTGGAACTCACCATCGCCCTGCACAAGGTTTTCAATTCGCCCGAGGACCCGGTTATCTTCGATACCTCGCATCAAAGCTATGTGCACAAGATCCTCACTGGTCGCCACGACCAGTTCGATACCTTGCGCCAACAAGGTGGGTTGTCCGGTTACACCTGCCGGGCGGAAAGCGAACATGACTGGACGGAATCCAGCCATGCCTCAGCGGCGCTTTCGGTAGCAGACGGCCTATCCAAGGCAGCAGCCCGACGCGGTAAGATCGGGACCAAAACGATCGCCGTGGTCGGTGACGGGGCCCTCACCGGCGGCATGTGTTGGGAAGCCCTCAACAACATTGCGGCGGACAAAAACAGCAACGTGGTTATCGTGGTCAACGACAACGGGCGGAGCTACTCTCCAACCATCGGAGGCCTCGCAGACAACCTCGCTCAGCTGCGGATGCAGCCTTTCTACGACCGCGTCATGGAGCAGGGCAAATCCACCCTAAATTCCATGGGGTGGGTGGGGCGCCGCACCTTCGACGTGATGCACGCCTTCAAAGAAGGAGTGAAAAACACTGTCATAACCACGGAAATGTTCCCAGAGCTGGGAATGAAATACGTGGGGCCCGTGGACGGGCACAATCTCAAAGCCCTGGAGAACGCGTTCGAATATGCGCAGGAATATGAGGGACCACTGATTGTCCACGTGGTGACGGAAAAAGGGCGTGGTTATGCGCCCGCCGAGGCTAACACTGCCGACCTGATGCACTCCACCGGCGTGATCGATCCCCGCACCGGCGATCCGCTCTCTGAATCCGGGCCATCCTGGACCGGGGTGTTCTCTCGCGCTGTCATCGCCGCCGCCGAAGAGCGCGAAGACATCGTGGCGATCACCGCCGCTATGGCGGGTCCTACCGGATTGGCTGCATTTGGAGAGAAGTTCCCCGACCGCTTTTACGACGTAGGCATTGCTGAACAACACGCCGTCGCTTCCGCGGCGGGCCTCGCGCTCGGCGGACTGCACCCTGTGGTCGCCATCTACGCCACGTTCATGAACCGCGCGTTTGACCAGGTCCTCATGGATGTTGCTTTGACTAAGCTGCCGGTGACGTTCGTGCTCGACCGCTCTGGAATCACCGGCAATGACGGCGCTAGCCACAACGGCGTGTGGGATCTATCGCTACTCAGCATCGTTCCCGGCATTCGCATCGCCGCACCACGCGACGGGGTACAGCTGGAAGAACAATTCGCTGAGGCCCTCACCGTGGACGATGGCCCGACGGTGGTGCGGTTCCCTAAGGGCAATCTGCCAGAACCAATCGAGGCTGTGGAGCAGCTTGGCGACGGCGTCGACGTGTTACGCTACGCCGACGCGGACGACTCAGAGGACACCCCGAGCGTTTTGATCGTCGCGGTCGGATCCCTGGCCAAGGAGGCGCTCGTCGCGGCAGAGGAGCTGGTGGCGGACGGCTGTAATGTGACCGTGGTTGATCCGCGGTGGGTGGTTCCTATCGCGCCGTCGCTCGTTGCGATGGCCGCGGACCATGACCTGGTGGTTACCGTGGAAGACGGCGTGATGCACGGCGGTGTGGGCGCGCTGCTGGCAGAATCGTTGACATCCGCCAGCATCGACGTTCCCGTCAGGCACATTGCCGTACCGGAAAAATTCCTGGACCACGCCTCTCGTGGCCAGATCATGGCGGAACTGCAGCTTGATGCCCCAGGTATTATCGCGCAAGTGACCGGGTGGGTAGCAGAGCTCACTGAACCGGCAGAAAGCTAA
- a CDS encoding class I SAM-dependent RNA methyltransferase: MTGLTVGEELTLTITAPAHGGEGIARHEGGVVFVRGGLPGDTVTARLYDAKKKFARATITDVVHPASGRVSHRCPAAAQGAGCCDYSTASPELERSLKEEVLRDQLRRIGKLTDLPDIDYVDLAPADGWRTRLRLGVDSQGRAGFRKPQSTDIVVGAQCVQAPEGVLDDILAPDARFTPGAELVVAVDSDGQRAVLETKRAARGRSVSRVIRHVSGPKKLTQRVADTEFRLDPLGFWQAHVAAPEAYTDTVTDWLEPLALSEPTVWDLYGGVGLFVPAILRALAGAHVISVELGPAAARTGSKALAGKAVEFVTGDVGRVVDKLPAPDVVVLDPPRKGAGADVAAAIAAREPAAIVHVGCDPATFARDVAAWNQQGYQLKRLRLFNAFPGTHHSETFGFLTRI, from the coding sequence ATGACAGGACTCACCGTGGGGGAGGAACTAACCCTCACCATCACCGCGCCAGCACACGGCGGGGAAGGCATTGCCCGGCACGAGGGCGGCGTTGTGTTCGTGCGGGGCGGGCTTCCTGGCGATACCGTCACCGCACGGCTTTACGACGCCAAGAAGAAGTTTGCTCGTGCCACCATCACGGATGTCGTACACCCCGCTTCTGGTCGCGTTTCCCACCGTTGCCCGGCAGCGGCGCAGGGCGCCGGGTGTTGCGACTACTCCACCGCCAGCCCAGAGCTGGAACGCAGCCTCAAAGAGGAGGTGCTGCGGGATCAGCTGCGTCGCATCGGCAAGCTTACTGACCTGCCGGATATCGACTATGTCGACCTTGCGCCCGCAGATGGGTGGCGCACCCGACTACGCCTCGGCGTCGATTCCCAGGGCCGCGCTGGATTTCGGAAACCCCAGTCCACGGACATCGTGGTGGGGGCGCAGTGTGTGCAGGCCCCAGAGGGTGTTCTTGACGATATCCTGGCGCCCGATGCGCGGTTTACCCCGGGCGCGGAGCTCGTCGTTGCCGTTGATTCTGATGGGCAGCGCGCTGTTCTAGAGACGAAACGAGCTGCCCGCGGGCGGAGCGTATCGCGCGTCATCAGGCACGTATCCGGGCCGAAGAAACTGACGCAACGAGTCGCAGACACCGAATTCCGTCTGGACCCGCTCGGATTTTGGCAAGCCCATGTGGCAGCGCCCGAGGCATACACGGACACGGTCACTGACTGGCTCGAGCCCCTCGCACTCAGCGAACCGACAGTTTGGGACCTCTATGGTGGCGTTGGCCTCTTCGTCCCAGCGATCCTTCGAGCGCTAGCTGGAGCGCACGTCATCTCGGTGGAACTCGGGCCGGCAGCGGCCCGGACGGGGTCGAAGGCGTTGGCAGGCAAGGCAGTCGAGTTCGTGACGGGTGATGTGGGACGGGTCGTCGATAAGCTGCCTGCTCCGGACGTTGTGGTCCTAGACCCGCCACGTAAAGGCGCCGGCGCCGACGTTGCGGCAGCCATCGCTGCACGAGAGCCAGCCGCCATCGTTCATGTCGGATGTGACCCGGCCACGTTCGCACGCGACGTCGCCGCGTGGAACCAACAGGGATACCAGCTCAAGCGCTTGCGATTGTTCAATGCGTTCCCCGGTACGCATCACAGCGAAACCTTCGGATTTCTAACACGCATCTAG
- a CDS encoding DUF3710 domain-containing protein, translating to MWPFKKNSATEEEPDVEAPLTPEPDPTPDHGPFNGDSVEITDFDFSDFSDGTLDLGSIKVPMPRPSEVQVEMGPDGPRMVHIVTKVGRITPVAFASTASGGLWQESVTDIIAGMRNDGLEATTEQGPWGEEVVGVTEHATIRMIGVEGDRWTLRVTLAAPNEFATDLAELGREIVARTFVYRGEQPMMAGTVLPVVMPAPLVEQVQKAMTERAAAAQKPAPTPAPEPVAPVAPTPNTTDLSHDEGSALEQMQQRSDNPEHP from the coding sequence ATGTGGCCGTTTAAAAAGAACTCAGCAACCGAGGAAGAACCAGACGTAGAGGCACCATTAACCCCCGAGCCCGACCCTACGCCCGACCACGGGCCGTTTAATGGCGATAGCGTCGAGATCACCGACTTCGACTTCTCAGACTTTTCCGACGGCACCCTCGACCTCGGTTCGATCAAGGTGCCAATGCCGCGCCCTTCCGAAGTGCAAGTGGAGATGGGGCCGGATGGCCCCCGCATGGTTCACATTGTGACGAAGGTCGGACGCATCACCCCCGTGGCGTTCGCGTCTACCGCTTCCGGCGGGTTGTGGCAAGAGTCGGTGACCGACATCATCGCGGGTATGCGTAACGATGGCTTGGAAGCGACCACCGAACAAGGCCCTTGGGGTGAAGAGGTCGTGGGCGTCACAGAGCACGCTACGATTCGGATGATCGGTGTGGAGGGCGACCGCTGGACGTTGCGGGTCACCCTAGCTGCTCCAAACGAATTTGCCACTGACCTCGCCGAATTGGGTAGGGAAATAGTCGCCCGGACCTTCGTGTACCGCGGTGAACAACCGATGATGGCGGGTACCGTGCTTCCCGTGGTCATGCCGGCGCCGTTGGTCGAACAGGTGCAAAAGGCCATGACCGAACGCGCTGCGGCAGCGCAAAAACCGGCGCCGACCCCAGCGCCGGAACCCGTCGCGCCAGTGGCACCGACCCCGAACACCACTGACCTTAGCCACGACGAAGGCTCCGCGCTGGAACAGATGCAGCAACGCTCCGATAACCCAGAACACCCATGA
- the dut gene encoding dUTP diphosphatase: protein MDYPETIKIKRLDPELPLPRRAHRGDAGADLHAAESVTIAPGERALIGTGIAIALPLGTVGLIHPRSGLAAKHGISIVNTPGTVDADYRGELKVCLINLDPREPFTVERGDRIAQLVVQRVELVDFEEVDSLDETVRGSGGYGSTGV, encoded by the coding sequence GTGGATTACCCAGAAACGATAAAAATCAAACGCCTCGATCCCGAGCTGCCCCTGCCTCGGCGCGCGCACCGTGGCGACGCGGGAGCAGACCTGCACGCTGCGGAATCAGTGACCATCGCCCCCGGTGAGCGTGCCCTCATTGGTACCGGTATTGCTATCGCCCTGCCGCTCGGCACCGTGGGGTTGATTCACCCGCGGTCCGGGCTAGCTGCTAAGCACGGCATTTCGATCGTTAATACACCGGGGACGGTCGATGCCGACTACCGTGGAGAACTGAAGGTATGCCTGATCAATCTTGATCCGCGGGAACCCTTCACCGTCGAGCGTGGTGACCGCATCGCTCAACTCGTGGTGCAGCGCGTGGAGCTTGTGGACTTTGAAGAAGTTGATTCGCTGGATGAGACGGTCCGTGGCTCCGGTGGCTACGGTTCAACGGGCGTGTAG
- a CDS encoding DUF3093 domain-containing protein, protein MLLAVSTPGSNATDNAPNVIYREQQWVPWYWWLAGIGASLLTAAQLGHNRSVFWFWIPLIIFTTLALWALWQLSSTVITVEKDADGVTWLTAKGANLPTTVVSRTLAVPATAKRNALGRQLDPAAFVVARSWVPEMAMFVIDDPEDPTPYWLVSSHNPTELLEAFHS, encoded by the coding sequence ATGTTATTAGCCGTGAGTACTCCAGGATCTAATGCCACCGACAATGCCCCCAACGTTATCTACCGAGAGCAACAGTGGGTTCCCTGGTATTGGTGGCTCGCCGGCATCGGCGCCTCCTTGCTGACAGCCGCTCAGCTCGGCCACAACCGCTCCGTTTTCTGGTTCTGGATCCCACTCATCATCTTCACCACGTTGGCGCTGTGGGCGCTGTGGCAGCTGTCCAGCACGGTCATCACCGTGGAGAAGGACGCCGACGGGGTCACGTGGCTCACCGCGAAGGGCGCAAACTTACCGACGACCGTCGTCTCCCGTACCCTAGCCGTCCCAGCCACCGCGAAACGCAACGCGCTGGGACGTCAGTTGGATCCGGCTGCCTTCGTCGTCGCGCGCAGCTGGGTGCCAGAGATGGCTATGTTCGTTATCGACGACCCCGAGGACCCCACCCCTTATTGGCTGGTCTCCTCTCACAACCCGACCGAGCTCCTGGAGGCGTTCCACAGCTAG
- a CDS encoding DUF4193 domain-containing protein, with amino-acid sequence MATDYDAPRRRIDDDLETDSLEGLKAAENTVNDMDDDGDIVEPFDLPALDLSGEELNVTVVPRRDDEFTCGSCFLVQRRNRISHVEPDGTIICLDCA; translated from the coding sequence ATGGCTACCGATTACGACGCTCCCCGCCGCCGCATCGACGACGACCTGGAAACCGACTCTCTGGAAGGTTTGAAGGCTGCGGAAAACACCGTCAACGATATGGACGATGATGGTGACATCGTCGAACCATTCGACCTGCCAGCACTGGACCTTTCCGGTGAAGAGCTCAACGTGACCGTGGTGCCACGTCGCGATGACGAATTCACCTGCGGCAGCTGCTTCCTAGTGCAGCGTCGCAATCGCATCTCTCACGTGGAACCAGACGGCACCATCATCTGTCTCGACTGCGCATAG
- a CDS encoding inositol monophosphatase family protein — MTTHLAALKDVAEQVALEAATAIRNKRAELGDIAGYTQTKSTPVDPVTVVDTYAEEVIAQRLRQLRPDDGLVGEEGSDTAGTSGVTWIVDPIDGTVNFVYGIPQFAVSIAAAMDGEVIAGAVINVSTGELFSAAKGQGAMVQRDGGTEQLACNSVTDPAKALLATGFGYSAARRAQQAQFVAKLLPQVRDIRRMGSAALDLCAVASGQVDAHLEHGLNAWDYAAGALIAAEAGAEVHVPPLSSSGALGELVFVAAPGIFDQLWEIVAQAGGTEPFRVH, encoded by the coding sequence ATGACTACACACCTTGCTGCTCTGAAAGACGTTGCGGAACAGGTAGCACTGGAAGCTGCCACCGCGATCCGCAACAAACGCGCCGAACTCGGTGATATCGCGGGGTACACCCAAACCAAAAGCACGCCTGTCGATCCGGTCACGGTGGTGGACACCTATGCCGAAGAAGTCATTGCGCAGCGGTTGCGCCAGCTACGGCCGGATGATGGGCTGGTCGGAGAAGAAGGCAGCGATACCGCAGGCACCTCTGGCGTGACATGGATTGTGGATCCCATCGATGGCACCGTGAACTTTGTGTACGGTATTCCGCAATTCGCGGTATCCATCGCGGCAGCCATGGACGGCGAGGTCATCGCGGGGGCTGTGATTAATGTCTCCACGGGAGAGTTGTTTAGTGCCGCGAAAGGGCAGGGGGCCATGGTGCAGCGCGACGGAGGCACCGAGCAGCTCGCGTGCAACTCCGTGACGGACCCCGCGAAGGCGCTGCTCGCGACCGGGTTTGGGTATTCGGCTGCGCGTCGAGCACAGCAGGCACAGTTCGTCGCAAAGCTGTTGCCACAAGTGCGCGATATTCGCAGGATGGGCAGCGCTGCCCTCGACCTGTGTGCCGTCGCCTCCGGGCAGGTCGATGCTCACCTCGAACATGGGCTCAATGCCTGGGATTATGCTGCCGGAGCCCTCATCGCTGCGGAAGCAGGGGCGGAAGTTCATGTGCCGCCACTGTCCAGCTCAGGTGCACTTGGGGAGCTCGTATTTGTCGCCGCGCCTGGGATTTTCGATCAGCTATGGGAAATTGTGGCACAGGCGGGCGGAACCGAGCCGTTTCGGGTGCACTGA